A stretch of Crossiella cryophila DNA encodes these proteins:
- the hpt gene encoding hypoxanthine phosphoribosyltransferase: protein MYEGDIASVLVSEQQIQDKTAELAKKIAADYPTDGRSSDLLLVGVLKGAVMFMADVARALPVPVQLDFMAVSSYGSATSSSGVVRILKDLDRDIAGRDVLIVEDIIDSGLTLSWLLKNLASRRPASLEVCTLLRKPDAVKVDVPVKYVGFDIPNEFVVGYGLDYAERYRDLPYIGTLDPKVYTT, encoded by the coding sequence GTGTACGAGGGCGACATTGCCTCCGTGCTCGTTTCCGAGCAGCAGATCCAGGACAAGACCGCCGAGCTGGCGAAGAAGATCGCCGCTGACTACCCGACCGACGGACGCTCCTCGGACCTGCTCCTGGTCGGCGTCCTCAAGGGCGCGGTGATGTTCATGGCCGATGTGGCCAGGGCGTTGCCCGTGCCGGTGCAACTGGACTTCATGGCCGTCAGCTCCTACGGCTCCGCGACCTCCTCCTCCGGGGTGGTCCGCATCCTCAAGGACCTGGACCGGGACATCGCCGGGCGGGACGTGCTGATCGTCGAGGACATCATCGACTCCGGCCTGACCCTGTCCTGGCTGCTGAAGAACCTGGCCTCGCGCCGACCCGCCTCGCTGGAGGTCTGCACGCTGCTGCGCAAGCCGGACGCGGTCAAGGTGGACGTGCCGGTGAAGTACGTCGGCTTCGACATCCCGAACGAGTTCGTGGTCGGGTACGGCCTGGACTACGCCGAGCGCTACCGCGACCTGCCCTACATCGGCACGTTGGACCCAAAGGTCTACACGACCTGA
- a CDS encoding substrate-binding domain-containing protein, with translation MSGRHQLSRPSAGLKRAALPLGALLGVVVAAGATVVALRVWDPAGGCAGELPLYVTTAPAVEPVVKAAADEFHQAKTAIGGKCVKVEVRPLNSAEAATDITGPVIPGQKVPALWIPDSGLWAQRGKKQAESSAAPSAVASIEPGQSLASSPLVVVAGPGTSEKLGGAVSWKRVVDGGVTTTIGDPAGTTEGLATLMLIRSLLGNPDGSPRQELVAALLRVGRNTMPLVRDGFDKLAAEPETAPAFSATEQSVIAHNRRGLGVKATAFYPDEGTISFDYPLTRVASKEEAPGTAEAAETFSRFLRTEGTAKRFRDAGFRDPGGRADQAWADAGVSPNPPSLLPLPTPDQAAEVLRTYSAVTLDARMLAVIDVSGSMSAKAGNGQSRIELARDAAGTALGLLPDTTHIGLWAFSTDHAPNRHWTELVSLGPLAEPMAGVNRRAALAGAAATLPSKVKGNTALYDTLLAAVRTVKKDFDSKRINSVVLITDGANDNRSGLDLGGLVQTLTAETDPAQPVPVIGIGLGPDADLNALQQVAKVTGGKAYAAREATDIRAVLMDALIQRRCRPNC, from the coding sequence ATGTCTGGTCGTCACCAGCTCTCCAGGCCCAGCGCAGGTCTCAAGAGGGCCGCACTCCCCCTCGGCGCGCTGCTCGGTGTTGTCGTCGCGGCCGGGGCCACCGTGGTCGCGCTGCGGGTCTGGGACCCGGCAGGCGGCTGTGCGGGCGAACTCCCGCTCTACGTGACCACGGCGCCCGCGGTGGAACCGGTGGTCAAGGCGGCCGCCGACGAGTTCCACCAGGCCAAGACCGCGATCGGCGGCAAGTGCGTCAAGGTCGAGGTGCGCCCGCTGAACTCGGCCGAGGCCGCCACCGACATCACCGGGCCGGTGATCCCTGGGCAGAAGGTGCCCGCGCTGTGGATCCCGGACTCCGGGCTGTGGGCCCAGCGCGGCAAGAAGCAGGCCGAGTCCTCGGCCGCCCCCAGCGCGGTGGCCTCGATCGAGCCCGGCCAGTCACTGGCCAGTTCGCCGCTTGTCGTCGTGGCAGGCCCCGGGACCAGCGAGAAGCTGGGCGGGGCTGTGTCCTGGAAGCGGGTCGTCGACGGCGGGGTGACCACCACGATCGGCGATCCGGCAGGCACCACCGAGGGCCTGGCCACGCTGATGCTGATCCGTTCGCTGCTGGGCAACCCGGACGGCAGTCCGCGCCAGGAGCTGGTGGCCGCGCTGCTGCGGGTGGGCCGCAACACCATGCCGCTGGTGCGCGACGGCTTCGACAAGCTGGCCGCGGAACCGGAGACCGCACCCGCCTTCTCCGCCACCGAGCAGTCGGTGATCGCGCACAACCGGCGCGGCCTCGGCGTCAAGGCGACCGCGTTCTACCCGGATGAGGGCACCATCTCCTTCGACTACCCGCTGACCAGGGTGGCCAGCAAGGAGGAGGCGCCGGGCACCGCCGAGGCGGCGGAGACCTTCAGCCGGTTCCTGCGCACCGAGGGCACCGCCAAGCGGTTCCGGGACGCCGGTTTCCGCGATCCCGGTGGCCGCGCGGACCAGGCATGGGCCGATGCCGGGGTGAGCCCGAACCCGCCCTCGCTGCTGCCGCTGCCCACCCCGGACCAGGCCGCCGAGGTGCTGCGCACCTACAGCGCGGTGACCCTGGACGCCCGGATGCTGGCGGTGATCGACGTCTCCGGCTCGATGTCGGCCAAGGCAGGCAACGGCCAGAGCCGCATCGAACTGGCCCGCGACGCCGCGGGCACCGCGCTGGGCCTGCTGCCGGACACCACGCACATCGGCCTGTGGGCCTTCTCCACCGATCACGCGCCGAACCGGCACTGGACCGAACTGGTCAGCCTCGGCCCGCTGGCCGAGCCGATGGCCGGGGTCAACCGGCGGGCCGCGCTGGCTGGCGCGGCGGCCACGCTGCCGAGCAAGGTCAAGGGCAACACCGCGCTCTACGACACGCTGCTGGCCGCGGTGCGCACGGTGAAGAAGGACTTCGACAGCAAGCGGATCAACTCGGTGGTGCTGATCACCGACGGCGCCAACGACAACCGGTCGGGGCTGGACCTTGGCGGGCTGGTGCAGACGCTGACCGCGGAGACCGACCCGGCCCAGCCGGTGCCGGTGATCGGCATCGGGCTCGGGCCCGATGCCGATCTCAACGCGTTGCAGCAGGTCGCCAAGGTGACCGGCGGCAAGGCCTACGCGGCGCGGGAGGCCACCGACATCCGCGCGGTCCTGATGGACGCGCTGATCCAGCGGCGCTGCCGGCCGAACTGCTAG
- the ftsH gene encoding ATP-dependent zinc metalloprotease FtsH translates to MDRKRLLRNPLIWIVAALLLYYAFSVLLDDARGFSQVPTSKVIEQLKNGNVKEAVLEDKEQRLRVSLTNAVDGKDKLITYFPAQSADDILGQLENAKGVTGGWDVKVTQESVLLQALFYLIPAGLLLLLFLWMMNNAQGGGNRVLNFGKSKAKQLSKDMPKTTFSDVAGADEAVEELYEIKDFLQNPGRYQALGAKIPKGVLLYGPPGTGKTLLARAVAGEAGVPFYSISGSDFVEMFVGVGASRVRDLFEQAKQNAPCIIFVDEIDAVGRHRGAGLGGGHDEREQTLNQLLVEMDGFDSRGGIILIAATNRPDILDPALLRPGRFDRQIPVAAPDMRGRRQILHVHSKGKPLDPDVDMDSLAKRTVGFSGADLANVINEAALLTARHNGNLINAAALEESVDRVVGGPARKSRIISEREKKIAAYHEAGHALAAWAMPDLEPVYKVTILPRGRTGGHALVVPEDDKELMTRSEMIARLVFALGGRAAEELVFHEPTTGASSDIEQATKIARAMVTEYGMSARLGAVKYGKNEGEPFLGRSMGHQADYSLEVAHEIDEEVRKLIEAAHDEAWDVLNTYRDVLDNLTRELIERETLQRKDLEVIFESVQKRPRITLFNDFGDRVPSDRPPIKTPGELAKERGEPWPPVQEEQPTPVASVPGGNELPGGPPYPQPEPGPNGTPAGSPQPPTGWNAQPTQPVPSAGPPYYGAPPGWTPATVPGGQQWPTQQPPQGTPPAEAQPKPTENRDTSTTRPIDSEPPDGNR, encoded by the coding sequence ATGGACCGCAAGCGCCTGCTCCGCAACCCGCTGATCTGGATCGTCGCGGCGTTGCTGCTCTACTACGCGTTCAGCGTCCTGCTCGATGACGCACGAGGGTTCTCCCAGGTACCCACGTCCAAGGTCATCGAGCAGCTGAAGAACGGCAACGTCAAGGAAGCGGTCCTCGAGGACAAGGAGCAGCGGCTCCGGGTCAGCCTGACCAACGCCGTCGACGGCAAGGACAAGCTGATCACCTACTTCCCCGCGCAGAGCGCGGACGACATCCTGGGCCAGCTGGAGAACGCCAAGGGCGTCACCGGCGGCTGGGATGTCAAGGTCACCCAGGAGTCCGTGCTCCTGCAGGCCCTCTTCTACCTGATCCCGGCCGGTCTGCTGCTGCTGTTGTTCCTCTGGATGATGAACAACGCCCAGGGCGGCGGGAACCGGGTGCTCAACTTCGGCAAGTCCAAGGCCAAGCAGCTCTCCAAGGACATGCCCAAGACCACCTTCTCCGACGTCGCGGGCGCGGACGAGGCCGTGGAAGAGCTGTACGAGATCAAGGACTTCCTGCAGAACCCCGGCCGCTACCAGGCGCTCGGCGCGAAGATCCCCAAGGGCGTGCTGCTCTACGGCCCGCCCGGCACCGGCAAGACCCTGCTCGCCCGCGCGGTCGCCGGTGAGGCAGGCGTGCCGTTCTACTCGATCTCCGGTTCGGACTTCGTGGAGATGTTCGTCGGCGTCGGCGCCTCCCGGGTGCGCGACCTGTTCGAGCAGGCCAAGCAGAACGCGCCGTGCATCATCTTCGTGGACGAGATCGACGCGGTCGGCCGCCATCGCGGTGCTGGCCTCGGCGGCGGGCACGACGAGCGCGAGCAGACCCTCAACCAGCTGCTGGTCGAGATGGACGGCTTCGACTCGCGCGGCGGGATCATCCTGATCGCGGCGACCAACCGGCCGGACATCCTGGACCCGGCGCTGCTGCGTCCCGGCCGGTTCGACCGGCAGATCCCGGTGGCCGCACCGGACATGCGCGGCCGTCGGCAGATCCTGCACGTGCACTCCAAGGGCAAGCCGCTGGACCCCGACGTCGACATGGACTCGCTGGCCAAGCGGACCGTCGGCTTCTCCGGCGCCGACCTGGCCAACGTGATCAACGAGGCCGCCCTGCTCACCGCCAGGCACAACGGCAACCTGATCAACGCCGCCGCGCTGGAGGAGTCGGTGGACCGCGTGGTCGGCGGTCCGGCCCGCAAGAGCCGGATCATCTCCGAACGCGAGAAGAAGATCGCGGCCTACCACGAGGCCGGGCACGCGCTGGCCGCCTGGGCCATGCCCGACCTGGAGCCGGTCTACAAGGTCACCATCCTGCCCCGAGGGCGCACCGGCGGACACGCGCTGGTCGTGCCGGAGGACGACAAGGAGCTGATGACCCGCTCGGAGATGATCGCCAGGCTGGTCTTCGCCCTTGGCGGTCGCGCGGCGGAGGAACTCGTCTTCCACGAGCCCACCACCGGCGCCTCCAGCGATATCGAGCAGGCGACCAAGATCGCCCGCGCGATGGTCACCGAGTACGGCATGAGCGCCAGGCTGGGTGCGGTCAAGTACGGCAAGAACGAGGGCGAGCCGTTCCTCGGCCGCTCCATGGGCCACCAGGCCGACTACTCCCTCGAGGTCGCGCACGAGATCGACGAGGAAGTGCGCAAGCTCATCGAGGCCGCGCACGACGAGGCCTGGGACGTGCTCAACACCTACCGGGACGTCCTGGACAACCTGACCCGCGAGCTGATCGAACGCGAGACCCTCCAGCGCAAGGACCTGGAGGTGATCTTCGAGTCGGTGCAGAAGCGCCCGCGGATCACCCTGTTCAACGACTTCGGCGACCGCGTCCCCTCCGACCGCCCGCCGATCAAGACCCCCGGCGAGCTGGCCAAGGAGCGCGGCGAGCCGTGGCCCCCGGTCCAGGAGGAGCAGCCGACCCCGGTCGCCTCGGTGCCCGGCGGCAACGAACTGCCCGGCGGCCCGCCGTACCCGCAGCCGGAACCCGGCCCGAACGGCACCCCCGCCGGCTCGCCGCAGCCGCCCACCGGCTGGAACGCCCAGCCCACCCAGCCGGTGCCGTCGGCGGGCCCGCCCTACTACGGCGCGCCCCCCGGCTGGACCCCGGCCACGGTGCCCGGCGGCCAGCAGTGGCCGACCCAGCAGCCGCCGCAGGGCACCCCGCCCGCGGAGGCGCAGCCCAAGCCGACCGAGAACCGGGACACCAGCACCACCCGGCCGATCGACTCCGAGCCGCCGGACGGCAACCGCTGA
- the folP gene encoding dihydropteroate synthase encodes MGAALHRLLPDPGRCVVMGVVNVTPDSFSDGGRYLDTADAVSHGIEMHRRGADLVDVGGESTRPGAERVAPEVEAARVVPVIRELVAEGVPVSVDTMRSEVALAALAAGASIVNDVSGGLADERMAAVVAEAGVPWILMHWRGHSAGMDLLASYRDVVADVRAELTARVDAALAAGVAPEALVVDPGLGFAKTDRHNWALLQHLDQIIDLGFPVLVGASRKRFLGSLLAGPHGTPRSPDGREAATSAVSALAAAAGAWGVRVHDVHGSLDAVAVASAWARGGVRAAVAEKGDR; translated from the coding sequence ATGGGAGCGGCGCTGCATCGGCTGCTGCCCGACCCCGGCCGGTGTGTCGTCATGGGCGTGGTCAACGTGACCCCGGACTCCTTCTCCGACGGCGGCCGCTACCTGGACACCGCGGACGCGGTCTCGCATGGCATCGAGATGCATCGGCGGGGCGCCGACCTGGTCGATGTCGGTGGCGAGTCCACCCGGCCGGGAGCGGAGCGGGTGGCGCCGGAGGTCGAGGCCGCCAGGGTGGTGCCGGTGATCCGGGAGCTGGTGGCCGAGGGCGTGCCGGTGAGTGTGGACACCATGCGCTCGGAGGTGGCGCTGGCCGCGCTGGCGGCTGGGGCGAGCATCGTCAACGACGTCTCCGGCGGGCTGGCCGACGAGCGGATGGCCGCCGTGGTCGCCGAGGCCGGGGTGCCCTGGATCCTGATGCACTGGCGTGGGCACAGCGCGGGCATGGACCTGCTGGCCAGTTACCGGGACGTGGTCGCCGACGTGCGCGCCGAGCTGACCGCCAGGGTGGACGCGGCACTGGCCGCGGGAGTGGCCCCGGAGGCGCTGGTGGTCGACCCCGGACTGGGCTTCGCCAAGACCGACCGGCACAACTGGGCGTTGCTGCAACACCTCGACCAGATCATCGATCTGGGTTTCCCGGTGCTCGTCGGGGCCTCCCGGAAGCGGTTCCTGGGTAGCCTGCTCGCTGGACCGCACGGCACACCGCGCAGTCCGGACGGCCGGGAGGCGGCCACCTCGGCGGTGTCCGCGCTGGCCGCGGCGGCCGGTGCGTGGGGGGTGCGGGTGCACGATGTGCACGGCTCGCTCGACGCGGTGGCGGTGGCCTCGGCCTGGGCTCGCGGCGGGGTGCGCGCGGCAGTGGCGGAGAAGGGGGATCGGTGA
- the folB gene encoding dihydroneopterin aldolase, whose translation MTDRITLTGLRVRGHHGVFEHEKRDGQDFLVDITVWLDLDVAAETDDLADTMDYGALAQRAAAIVGGEPFDLIETVAARVADDVMTDRRVHAAEVTVHKPSAPIPLTFADVAVTARRSRRARGKPAGDY comes from the coding sequence GTGACCGACCGGATCACGCTGACCGGGCTGCGGGTGCGCGGGCATCACGGCGTCTTCGAGCACGAGAAACGCGACGGCCAGGACTTCCTGGTCGACATCACGGTGTGGCTGGACCTGGACGTGGCGGCCGAGACCGACGACCTGGCCGACACCATGGACTACGGCGCGCTGGCCCAGCGGGCCGCCGCGATCGTCGGCGGCGAGCCGTTCGACCTGATCGAGACGGTGGCCGCGCGGGTGGCCGATGACGTGATGACCGACCGGCGGGTACACGCGGCCGAGGTCACCGTGCACAAGCCGTCCGCGCCGATCCCGCTGACCTTCGCCGATGTCGCGGTGACCGCCCGGCGCTCCCGCCGGGCCCGCGGCAAACCGGCCGGGGACTACTGA
- the folK gene encoding 2-amino-4-hydroxy-6-hydroxymethyldihydropteridine diphosphokinase produces MSAAVLSLGSNLGDRLGHLQFAVAGFGAAVRAVSPVYETAPWGVTDQDDFLNAVLLVEDPATDEWGWLRRGQELENAAGRVRTLRWGPRTLDVDVVTVDGVRSDHPDLLLPHPGTPERATVLAPWLDVEPAAILPGHGPVAALLSALSMDGVRRRDDLTLTLPPA; encoded by the coding sequence ATGAGCGCCGCGGTGCTCTCCCTCGGTTCCAACCTGGGGGACCGGCTCGGTCACCTCCAGTTCGCGGTGGCCGGGTTCGGGGCCGCGGTGCGCGCGGTGTCCCCGGTGTATGAGACCGCCCCTTGGGGCGTGACCGACCAGGACGACTTCCTCAACGCGGTGTTGCTGGTCGAAGATCCGGCCACCGACGAGTGGGGGTGGTTGCGCCGTGGCCAGGAACTGGAGAATGCGGCCGGCCGGGTCCGGACCCTGCGGTGGGGGCCGCGGACCCTGGACGTCGACGTGGTGACCGTCGACGGGGTGCGCTCGGACCACCCTGACCTGCTGCTGCCGCATCCGGGCACCCCGGAGCGGGCCACCGTGCTCGCGCCATGGCTGGACGTCGAGCCCGCCGCGATCCTGCCCGGCCACGGCCCGGTCGCCGCGCTGCTGTCCGCGCTGTCGATGGACGGGGTGCGCAGGCGGGACGACCTCACGCTCACCCTCCCGCCGGCGTAG